One genomic segment of Ricinus communis isolate WT05 ecotype wild-type chromosome 5, ASM1957865v1, whole genome shotgun sequence includes these proteins:
- the LOC8289047 gene encoding phenolic glucoside malonyltransferase 1: MASTDSVKILEVCQVAPAHDLTDSPTELSLPLTFLDTLLLILPPAGRIYFYKFSGLTPTLFHSEILPTLKQSLSRTLLSFLLLAGQLTWPSDSPKPIIYYAPNDTVSVTIAESNADFDSLVGDEIHQVSQSRGFVPELFLSETLASIMSLQITLFPDKGFSIAIIIHHAALDGVSISMFLKAWASMAKHMKNGESFSLLPEQTPFLDRTVMNEFESLFYKECLDVTALDSESIPRSLKLISNDRLQVPTDLVRATFRLSRENIEKLREKALHHYQREISGLKVDQELRFSTFVLAYAYVAVCLVKTRGGDSNRKVGISVAVDCRNRLDPPIPKNYFGNCIFGYEIVLEAGEFMQENGAAVVAKKINDFLKGLRNGIFQDAKESLARLREIAPDVQQLSLVGSPRFMYYEEDFGWGPPEKVDVASINWVNICGISDVNGISLIDSKYGNGGVEIGLSLLRDDMEAFASLFAHGLEVNS, translated from the coding sequence ATGGCATCAACCGATTCTGTCAAAATACTAGAGGTCTGTCAGGTGGCTCCAGCCCATGACTTGACCGATTCACCCACCGAGTTATCCCTTCCTCTCACCTTTCTGGACACATTATTGCTCATTCTTCCTCCAGCTGGACGCATCTACTTCTACAAGTTCAGCGGACTAACCCCTACTTTGTTCCATTCAGAAATCCTTCCAACCCTCAAACAGTCACTCTCGAGAACCCTCCTAAGCTTCCTTCTTCTTGCAGGTCAACTCACCTGGCCCTCTGATTCTCCTAAGCCCATCATTTACTACGCTCCAAATGATACTGTTTCGGTAACAATTGCGGAGTCTAATGCTGATTTTGATAGCCTGGTTGGGGATGAAATCCATCAAGTTTCTCAGTCTCGTGGTTTTGTACCTGAACTGTTTTTGTCAGAAACGTTGGCATCAATCATGTCTTTGCAAATCACATTATTTCCTGACAAAGGATTTTCTATTGCCATCATCATACACCATGCAGCTCTTGATGGAGTTAGCATTTCCATGTTCCTTAAAGCATGGGCTTCTATGGCCAAACACATGAAGAACGGTGAAAGCTTCTCTCTATTGCCAGAACAAACCCCATTTCTTGATCGAACCGTTATGAACGAATTTGAGTCCTTATTCTATAAAGAATGTCTGGACGTGACTGCATTAGATTCAGAATCCATCCCAAGAAGCTTGAAATTGATCTCAAATGATCGTCTACAAGTTCCAACAGATTTAGTTCGAGCTACCTTTCGATTAAGTCGTGAAAACATTGAGAAGCTCAGGGAAAAGGCACTGCATCACTACCAGCGAGAAATTTCAGGGCTCAAGGTTGATCAAGAACTTCGTTTCTCCACATTTGTGCTTGCGTACGCTTATGTAGCGGTCTGCCTGGTGAAAACAAGAGGAGGAGATAGCAACAGAAAGGTTGGCATCTCAGTTGCAGTGGACTGTAGAAACCGCCTAGATCCTCCAATCCCAAAAAACTATTTCGGAAACTGTATTTTCGGCTATGAAATTGTCTTGGAAGCTGGAGAATTCATGCAAGAAAACGGAGCTGCTGTCGTAGCAAAGaagataaatgattttttaaaaggGCTAAGAAATGGAATATTCCAAGACGCAAAAGAGAGTCTTGCAAGGTTAAGAGAGATAGCGCCAGATGTTCAACAACTTTCGTTGGTCGGATCGCCTCGGTTTATGTATTATGAGGAGGATTTCGGATGGGGACCGCCTGAAAAGGTGGACGTTGCGAGCATAAATTGGGTGAACATTTGTGGTATTTCGGACGTTAATGGTATTTCATTGATCGATAGCAAATATGGAAATGGAGGAGTTGAAATTGGGTTATCTCTGTTGAGGGATGACATGGAGGCCTTTGCTTCCCTTTTTGCCCACGGCCTAGAAGTTAACTCATGA